A single Paraburkholderia sp. FT54 DNA region contains:
- a CDS encoding ABC transporter permease subunit, whose amino-acid sequence MKRSFNSFATWPVRRFNLTGRTAVVAGPFIWLLLFFLVPFLLVVKISFADLQLGIPPYTELTNFADGAIHITLDLSHYAFLLTDSLYFATYVNSVVVAAISTLLCLLIGYPMAYYIARSNPASRNLLMMAVMLPFWTSFLIRVYAWIGILKNNGLLNNFLMSIGLIHTPIELYHTNTAVYIGMVYSYLPFLVMPLYAHLVKMDMTLLEAAYDLGAKPWKAFWQITLPLSKNGIIAGCLLVFIPAVGEYVIPELLGGANTLMIGRVMWNEFFDNADWPMASAVTCAMVLLLLVPMAFFQYAQAKAMEERR is encoded by the coding sequence ATGAAGCGCTCGTTCAATTCTTTCGCCACCTGGCCGGTGCGGCGCTTCAACCTGACCGGCCGGACCGCGGTGGTGGCCGGTCCGTTCATCTGGCTGCTGCTGTTTTTCCTCGTGCCGTTCCTGCTGGTCGTCAAGATCAGCTTCGCCGATTTGCAGCTCGGGATTCCGCCCTACACGGAGTTGACCAACTTCGCGGACGGCGCGATTCACATCACGCTCGACCTGTCGCATTACGCGTTTCTGCTGACCGACAGTCTGTACTTCGCGACCTACGTGAATTCCGTGGTGGTCGCCGCGATCTCGACGCTATTGTGTTTGCTGATCGGCTATCCGATGGCGTATTACATCGCGCGGTCGAATCCGGCCAGCCGCAATCTGCTGATGATGGCCGTGATGCTGCCGTTCTGGACGTCGTTTCTGATTCGCGTGTATGCGTGGATCGGGATTCTGAAGAACAACGGCCTGCTGAATAACTTTTTGATGTCGATCGGGCTGATTCATACGCCGATCGAGCTGTATCACACGAATACCGCCGTTTATATCGGCATGGTCTATTCGTATCTGCCGTTCCTTGTCATGCCGCTGTATGCGCATCTGGTGAAGATGGACATGACGCTGCTGGAAGCCGCTTACGACCTCGGCGCGAAGCCGTGGAAGGCGTTCTGGCAGATCACTTTGCCGCTGTCGAAGAACGGCATTATCGCCGGTTGTTTGCTGGTGTTCATTCCGGCGGTGGGCGAGTACGTGATTCCTGAATTGCTGGGCGGCGCGAATACGCTGATGATCGGCCGCGTGATGTGGAATGAGTTCTTCGACAATGCCGATTGGCCGATGGCGTCCGCCGTGACGTGCGCAATGGTGTTGTTGTTATTGGTGCCGATGGCGTTTTTCCAGTACGCGCAGGCGAAGGCGATGGAGGAAAGGCGCTGA
- a CDS encoding polyamine ABC transporter ATP-binding protein — translation MSSDQSGALAGTAAPSPGLNAVIGDATENFVQVVDVVKKFGETVAVKGVNLSVKKGELFALLGSSGCGKSTLLRMMAGLESVTSGKILIDGEDLAQLPPYRRPVNMMFQSYALFPHMTVEGNVAFGLKQEGVPKAELKDRVQSALELVQMGRFAKRKPNQLSGGQQQRVALARSLVKRPKLLLLDEPMSALDKQIRQRTQIELVNILDKVGVTCMMVTHDQEEAMTMAGRLAVMSEGEIVQLGTPHEVYEYPNSRFSAEFIGSTNLFEGHTVEDEPDHVFIETPDLPCQLYVSHGITGPLGMPVTISVRPERIALTRKPPEGAFNWGKGVVTNIAYMGGYSLYHVKLDAGKTVIANVTSLALTEIDPPTWGDEVYVRWSASAGVVLTS, via the coding sequence ATGAGTAGTGACCAGTCGGGCGCGCTGGCAGGGACGGCTGCGCCGTCCCCGGGCCTGAACGCCGTTATAGGCGACGCCACGGAGAACTTTGTCCAGGTCGTCGACGTCGTGAAAAAGTTCGGCGAGACCGTGGCGGTCAAAGGCGTCAACCTGTCGGTGAAGAAAGGCGAGCTGTTCGCGCTGCTCGGCAGTTCCGGTTGCGGCAAGTCCACTTTGCTGCGCATGATGGCCGGGCTCGAAAGCGTGACCTCGGGCAAGATCCTGATCGACGGTGAGGATCTCGCGCAATTGCCGCCGTACCGCCGGCCGGTCAACATGATGTTCCAGTCGTACGCGCTGTTTCCGCACATGACCGTGGAAGGCAACGTCGCCTTCGGTCTGAAGCAGGAAGGCGTGCCCAAGGCCGAGCTGAAGGATCGCGTGCAAAGCGCGCTCGAACTCGTGCAGATGGGGCGCTTTGCGAAGCGCAAGCCGAATCAGCTGTCCGGCGGTCAGCAGCAGCGCGTGGCGCTGGCGCGTTCGCTGGTCAAGCGGCCCAAGCTGCTGCTGCTCGACGAGCCGATGTCCGCGCTCGACAAGCAGATCCGTCAACGTACCCAGATCGAACTGGTCAACATTCTCGACAAGGTCGGCGTGACCTGCATGATGGTGACGCACGATCAGGAAGAGGCGATGACCATGGCGGGCCGCCTTGCCGTGATGAGCGAAGGCGAGATCGTGCAACTCGGCACGCCGCACGAAGTGTATGAATATCCGAATAGCCGTTTCTCGGCCGAGTTCATCGGTTCGACGAATCTGTTCGAAGGCCATACGGTTGAAGACGAGCCCGATCACGTGTTCATCGAAACGCCCGACCTGCCGTGCCAGCTATATGTCAGCCACGGCATTACCGGTCCGCTCGGCATGCCGGTGACGATTTCGGTGCGGCCCGAGCGCATCGCGCTCACGCGCAAACCGCCTGAGGGCGCGTTCAACTGGGGCAAGGGCGTCGTCACGAATATCGCGTACATGGGCGGCTATTCGCTGTATCACGTGAAGCTCGACGCCGGCAAAACCGTGATCGCGAACGTGACGAGTCTTGCGCTAACCGAGATCGATCCGCCCACGTGGGGCGACGAAGTGTACGTGCGCTGGAGCGCGTCGGCCGGTGTGGTGCTCACGTCATGA
- a CDS encoding polyamine ABC transporter substrate-binding protein, which produces MKRRVVGQVAALVLCATPWLTAAAKDTQLNVYNWSDYIAKDTIPNFTKQTGVQVKYDNYDSDDTLQAKLLTGNSGYDIVVPTSNYAGKQIAAGIFAPLDKSKLPNLKYLDPSLMALVAGADPGNKFTVPWAYGTTGLGYNVNKAQQILGKNVPLDSWDVLFKPENISKLKACGVSVLDAPDQMFAAALHYIGKDPMSTNPADYRAALEMMKKIRPYITQFNSSGYINDLVGGDVCFAYGWSGDVVIAKHRAVEAKKPYKVEYYIPKGGAPVWFDVMAIPKDAKNKEAALEWINYIETPQVHAAITNAVYYPSANLEARKYVDKDVANDPAVYPPPEVIKTLFLLKPLPPEIQRLQTRLWTEFKSGR; this is translated from the coding sequence ATGAAAAGACGGGTAGTGGGGCAAGTGGCGGCGCTGGTCTTGTGTGCGACGCCGTGGTTGACGGCCGCTGCGAAAGACACGCAGCTGAACGTGTATAACTGGTCCGATTACATTGCCAAGGACACCATTCCAAACTTCACCAAGCAGACCGGCGTTCAGGTCAAATACGACAACTACGACAGCGACGACACGCTGCAAGCCAAGCTCCTCACCGGTAATTCGGGCTACGACATCGTCGTGCCGACCAGCAATTACGCCGGCAAGCAGATCGCCGCCGGCATCTTCGCGCCGCTCGACAAATCGAAGCTGCCGAACCTGAAGTACCTCGATCCGTCGTTGATGGCGCTCGTCGCCGGCGCCGATCCGGGCAACAAGTTCACGGTGCCCTGGGCTTACGGCACGACCGGCCTCGGCTACAACGTCAACAAGGCGCAGCAGATTCTCGGCAAGAACGTGCCGCTCGACAGCTGGGACGTGCTCTTCAAGCCGGAAAACATTTCGAAGCTGAAGGCTTGCGGCGTGTCCGTGCTCGACGCGCCGGACCAGATGTTCGCCGCCGCGCTGCACTACATCGGCAAGGATCCGATGAGCACGAATCCGGCCGACTACCGCGCCGCGCTCGAGATGATGAAGAAGATCCGTCCGTACATCACGCAGTTCAACTCGTCGGGCTATATCAACGACCTGGTCGGCGGCGACGTCTGCTTCGCGTACGGCTGGTCGGGCGACGTCGTGATCGCCAAGCATCGCGCGGTCGAAGCGAAGAAACCCTATAAAGTCGAGTATTACATTCCGAAGGGCGGCGCGCCGGTGTGGTTCGACGTGATGGCGATTCCGAAGGACGCGAAGAACAAGGAAGCCGCGCTCGAGTGGATCAACTACATCGAAACGCCGCAGGTTCACGCCGCGATCACCAACGCCGTCTACTACCCGAGCGCCAACCTCGAAGCGCGCAAATATGTGGACAAGGACGTGGCGAACGATCCGGCCGTGTATCCGCCGCCTGAAGTCATCAAGACCCTGTTCCTGCTGAAGCCGCTGCCGCCGGAAATCCAGCGGCTGCAAACGCGGCTGTGGACTGAATTCAAGTCCGGCCGCTGA